Proteins from a genomic interval of Capsicum annuum cultivar UCD-10X-F1 chromosome 4, UCD10Xv1.1, whole genome shotgun sequence:
- the LOC124898085 gene encoding putative nucleobase-ascorbate transporter 10, whose amino-acid sequence MAAIYSLGQSSYLAPLFSLDFPYRNISYYFRGHQLCSGSDSLHTIQDGEFQHSWTKLCYFIIVNDTMSTIFTSYAMIAAVDAVIVDQALPFSNDEACKDNGSHSWDKFVVYTKGVRSDEFYRLPCQFNRFFPP is encoded by the exons ATGGCTGCAATATACT CTTTAGGACAAAGTTCATATCTGGCTCCTCTCTTTTCTTTAGATTTTCCTTACCGCAATATTTCATATTACTTCAGAGGGCATCAACTGTGTTCTGGATCTGATTCTCTTCATACAATTCAAGATGGGGAATTTCAACATTCATGGACTAAACTATGTTACTTTATCATC GTTAATGACACAATGTCAACCATCTTCACATCATACGCCATGATAGCTGCTGTGGATGCTGTTATTGTGGATCAGGCTCTTCCGTTTAGTAACGATGAAGCTTGTAAAGACAATGGCTCTCACTCGTGGGACAAGTTTGTGGTATATACTAAAGGTGTTAGAAGTGATGAGTTCTATAGATTACCATGCCAATTTAATAGGTTCTTCCCACCTTAA
- the LOC107867247 gene encoding disease resistance protein RPP13 encodes MVDAVVSYAVQKLGDFLIEEVSLRRSLRANMLWLRNELSFMHAFLKDAEKKQADHLVQQWVSEITSVANEAVAILEAYSLDAAKDGDLAVGFFDHLKACACVCPKEVNFHNIEEDIQSLRDRVMDISRKRDTYGITHINNNNAGEGPSSMPNDPSSTLTRTLRRAVSYVDEDQIFVGFQDVFQRLLDELLNEEPRRNVLSIYGMGGLGKTTLARNLYNSPSVLTSFQTRAWICVSQQYIIQDLLRSIIKSIQGCNEETLKMLKEMTERDLENRLRVLLMHRKYLVVVDDIWNRGAWDGLKRALPDNNYGSRVILTTRKKDVAERVVDKGFSHELSFLSKEESWDLFCKKLRLGSDLESFSPLMKGLAMEMVEQCRGLPLAIVVLGGLLSYRSGVDEWRKVQTQIWLHMKNDSTEITHILSLSYHDLSFELKRCFLYIGIFRDHVIDTEKLMYLWLAEGLIPGREEHKEDIAENFLHELISRSLIQVADQTFFDKILTCRIHDLLRDLAVQKAMELHLYDIYDPSVSLVTPFCHRHSIRTETQSYLSLDLSKLKIRSVLFFDQEFKELKKFMNFCTTLHHLYVLDLENIIFVGYELPDAIGNLVHLKFLGLSNTNLSKLPPSIGKLKNLQTLEALVYDHCSCELPHQVAELTNLRHLVDRYEVPLQVDKLKNLRTLKYIRCDQWKDTDASSLVNLRELGMERIRKSYSLKSIGSLKRLTTLLLVCQYGQDLPPLEPLSSCVNLHKLWLSGGIEELADLDKLPKSITLFVLQCARLEEDPMPILGMFPNLKHLEVSQAYSGKNITCEGHSFGQLETLKLDNLENLESWHLDRTAMSLIRSLSIFECPKLQEIPQQMKHVAVFEEQSSDQRQWGYYRYPI; translated from the coding sequence ATGGTAGATGCGGTTGTGTCCTATGCAGTTCAAAAACTGGGGGATTTCCTCATAGAGGAAGTTTCTCTGCGCCGAAGTCTGAGAGCAAACATGCTTTGGCTGAGAAATGAACTATCCTTCATGCATGCTTTCCTCAAAGATGCCGAAAAGAAGCAAGCAGATCACCTGGTGCAGCAATGGGTATCTGAAATCACTTCTGTTGCTAATGAAGCTGTAGCCATCTTAGAAGCATACAGTTTGGATGCGGCAAAAGATGGTGATCTTGCCGTCGGATTCTTTGATCACCTTAAGGCTTGTGCTTGCGTCTGTCCAAAGGAGGTCAACTTCCACAACATTGAGGAGGACATCCAGTCCCTCAGGGACAGAGTTATGGATATCTCTAGAAAACGTGATACGTATGGTATTACTCACATCAATAATAATAATGCCGGAGAAGGACCAAGTAGTATGCCAAACGATCCGTCTTCCACGTTAACAAGAACATTGAGGAGAGCAGTATCCTATGTAGAtgaagatcaaatctttgttggCTTTCAAGATGTCTTTCAAAGACTGCTTGACGAACTTCTCAACGAAGAGCCTCGACGAAATGTCCTTTCAATTTATGGTATGGGTGGGTTGGGCAAGACCACTCTTGCAAGAAATCTATATAACTCCCCAAGTGTACTCACTAGCTTTCAAACTCGTGCTTGGATATGCGTCTCTCAACAGTATATTATCCAGGATCTCCTTCGGAGTATCATAAAATCTATCCAAGGTTGCAATGAAGAAACACTAAAAATGCTTAAGGAGATGACGGAGAGAGATCTAGAAAATCGCCTCCGTGTTCTACTGATGCACCGCAAATACCTTGTGGTGGTTGATGATATATGGAATAGAGGAGCTTGGGATGGTCTGAAAAGAGCCTTACCAGATAACAACTATGGCAGCAGGGTTATCCTTACAACACGAAAGAAGGATGTGGCTGAAAGAGTCGTTGAcaaaggtttctcccatgaactTTCTTTTCTAAGTAAAGAAGAAAGTTGGGACCTTTTCTGCAAAAAACTACGTCTAGGCAGTGATCTTGAATCGTTCTCCCCATTAATGAAAGGGCTAGCTATGGAAATGGTGGAGCAATGCAGAGGCTTACCACTTGCTATCGTGGTACTAGGTGGGCTACTTTCCTACAGAAGCGGGGTGGATGAATGGAGAAAGGTGCAGACACAAATTTGGCTGCATATGAAGAATGACTCTACTGAGATCACCCACATTCTTTCATTGAGCTATCATGATTTGTCCTTTGAGCTCAAGCGATGCTTTCTGTACATTGGCATTTTCCGAGATCATGTGATCGACACTGAAAAGTTGATGTATTTGTGGCTGGCAGAAGGACTCATACCAGGAAGAGAAGAACACAAGGAGGATATTGCCGAAAACTTCTTACATGAGCTAATAAGTCGAAGCTTGATTCAAGTAGCGGATCAGACATTCTTCGATAAAATTCTTACATGTAGGATACACGATCTACTTCGGGATCTTGCTGTACAAAAGGCCATGGAGCTTCACTTGTATGACATATATGATCCAAGTGTAAGCTTGGTCACTCCATTTTGTCATCGACATTCTATTCGCACAGAAACTCAAAGTTATCTTTCACTCGATCTatcaaaattgaagataaggtcaGTATTGTTCTTTGATCAAGaatttaaggagttgaaaaagttTATGAATTTCTGTACGACTCTCCATCATTTATATGTGCTGGACTTGGAAAACATCATTTTTGTTGGGTATGAACTGCCTGATGCTATAGGTAACTTGGTACATCTAAAGTTCTTAGGCTTGTCTAACACCAATCTTTCCAAACTCCCACCTTCCATTGGCAAACTAAAAAACCTACAAACACTGGAAGCACTGGTATATGACCATTGCTCATGCGAACTACCTCATCAGGTTGCCGAGCTCACAAATTTGAGACATTTAGTTGACCGATATGAGGTCCCTTTGCAAGTTGACAAACTCAAGAATCTTCGAACTCTTAAATATATTCGTTGTGATCAGTGGAAAGATACTGATGCTTCCAGTTTAGTCAACCTTCGAGAATTGGGCATGGAAAGAATTAGGAAATCTTACTCCCTAAAATCGATTGGCAGCCTGAAAAGACTCACCACCTTGTTGCTAGTTTGCCAATATGGTCAAGATCTTCCTCCCCTTGAACCTCTTTCTTCTTGTGTAAACCTTCATAAATTGTGGTTATCAGGGGGAATAGAAGAACTAGCAGATTTAGACAAGCTGCCGAAATCCATTACACTGTTTGTCCTGCAGTGTGCACGACTCGAGGAAGATCCAATGCCAATTCTGGGAATGTTTCCAAACTTAAAGCATCTCGAGGTGTCACAGGCTTACAGCGGAAAAAATATTACTTGCGAGGGCCACAGTTTCGGTCAGCTAGAGACCCTTAAACTTGATAATCTTGAAAATCTAGAAAGCTGGCATCTTGACAGAACTGCTATGAGTCTGATTAGAAGTTTGAGTATATTTGAGTGTCCGAAACTGCAGGAAATTCCACAACAAATGAAACATGTTGCGGTATTTGAGGAGCAATCTAGTGATCAAAGACAATGGGGGTATTATCGTTACCCAATCTAG
- the LOC107867244 gene encoding putative nucleobase-ascorbate transporter 10 isoform X1, with translation MSNGNNGAKMAEELHPHPVMEQLNNVQYCINSPPPWGEALFLGFQHYILNLGNIVLIPSIIVPQMGGGKDEKAKVVQTLLFTSGVNTLLQSFFGTRLPLVVGGSYAYLIPITTIIQANRFSVLQNPKLRFMHTMRNIQGALIVSSCFQILLGFLGLWRNVVRLLSPLSVAPLITLTGLGLYYLGFPLIAECAEVGVPQLIFMVVITQYLPTYLKLKRPICDRFAMLFSIPIVWLYAAILTWSGAYKSVNEAKCRTDSSGLITGSPWIDLPYLFPWGVPTFKFGDAFTMMIASFVASVESTGVFHASARYGSATPVPPSVNSRGVGWLGIGTMLNAIFGGVTGCTATAENAGLLAMTRVGSRRTVQISAGFMIFFSIFGKFGAILASIPVSIMAAIYCIFFGYISSAGLGFLQFCNLNSFRTNFILGFSLFLGFSLPQYFREHQMCSGSGPLHTHSRWFNDTMSVIFTSHATIAAMVAVILDQTLQFSSDETQKDNGSHWWDKFVVYTKDVRSDEFYKLPCQLNRFFPSY, from the exons ATGTCTAATGGCAACAATGGAGCTAAAATGGCTGAAGAATTACATCCTCATCCAGTTATGGAGCAACTTAACAATGTACAATACTGTATTAACAGCCCACCACCTTGGG GGGAAGCATTGTTCTTGGGGTTTCAGCATTACATATTGAATCTTGGTAATATTGTCTTAATTCCAAGTATCATAGTTCCTCAAATGGGTGGTGGCAAG GATGAGAAGGCAAAAGTAGTACAGACATTGCTTTTTACTTCAGGAGTGAATACATTACTACAATCATTCTTTGGGACAAGATTGCCGTTGGTagttggtggttcatatgcatATTTGATACCAATTACCACAATTATCCAGGCTAACAGGTTCTCAGTTCTTCAGAATCCTAAACTG AGGTTTATGCATACAATGAGGAACATACAAGGGGCTCTTATTGTTTCATCTTGTTTCCAAATTCTACTGGGCTTCCTTGGTCTGTGGAGAAATGTTGTAAG GTTACTTAGCCCTCTATCTGTGGCACCACTTATTACCTTAACCGGACTAGGACTCTATTATCTTGGCTTTCCATTG ATTGCAGAATGTGCCGAAGTTGGGGTACCTCAATTGATTTTCATGGTTGTCATCACACAG TATCTGCCAACATATCTCAAATTAAAGAGGCCCATATGTGACCGGTTTGCAATGCTCTTCTCCATACCAATTGTATGGTTATATGCAGCAATCCTAACCTGGAGTGGTGCATACAAGAGTGTAAATGAAGCAAAATGCCGCACTGATAGCTCCGGACTTATTACTGGATCTCCTTG GATCGACCTGCCATATCTATTCCCATGGGGGGTTCCAACTTTCAAATTTGGAGATGCCTTTACTATGATGATCGCTTCTTTTGTTGCTTCTGTGGAG TCAACTGGTGTATTTCATGCATCAGCAAGATATGGAAGCGCTACACCAGTGCCACCTTCTGTCAATAGCCGGGGTGTTGGCTGGCTG GGGATTGGGACTATGCTAAATGCCATTTTTGGTGGTGTCACTGGTTGCACTGCTACAGC GGAAAATGCTGGTTTATTGGCAATGACAAGAGTTGGAAGCCGAAGAACCGTGCAAATATCTGCTGGTTTTATGATTTTCTTCTCCATCTTCG GAAAATTTGGAGCAATCCTTGCTTCAATACCTGTATCAATCATGGCTGCAATATACTGTATCTTCTTTGGATACATCT CATCAGCTGGTCTTGGATTTCTCCAATTCTGTAACCTTAACAGCTTTAGAACAAACTTCATATTGGGATTCTCTCTTTTCCTTGGATTTTCCTTACCACAATACTTCAGAGAACATCAAATGTGCTCTGGATCTGGTCCTCTTCATACACATTCAAGATGG TTTAATGACACAATGTCTGTCATCTTCACATCACACGCCACGATAGCTGCTATGGTTGCTGTAATTTTGGATCAGACTCTTCAGTTTAGTAGCGATGAAACTCAAAAAGATAATGGGTCGCATTGGTGGGACAAGTTTGTGGTATATACTAAAGATGTTAGAAGTGATGAGTTCTATAAATTACCATGCCAACTTAATAGGTTCTTCCCATCTTATTAG
- the LOC107867244 gene encoding putative nucleobase-ascorbate transporter 10 isoform X2 encodes MSNGNNGAKMAEELHPHPVMEQLNNVQYCINSPPPWGEALFLGFQHYILNLGNIVLIPSIIVPQMGGGKDEKAKVVQTLLFTSGVNTLLQSFFGTRLPLVVGGSYAYLIPITTIIQANRFSVLQNPKLRFMHTMRNIQGALIVSSCFQILLGFLGLWRNVVRLLSPLSVAPLITLTGLGLYYLGFPLIAECAEVGVPQLIFMVVITQYLPTYLKLKRPICDRFAMLFSIPIVWLYAAILTWSGAYKSVNEAKCRTDSSGLITGSPWIDLPYLFPWGVPTFKFGDAFTMMIASFVASVESTGVFHASARYGSATPVPPSVNSRGVGWLGIGTMLNAIFGGVTGCTATAENAGLLAMTRVGSRRTVQISAGFMIFFSIFASAGLGFLQFCNLNSFRTNFILGFSLFLGFSLPQYFREHQMCSGSGPLHTHSRWFNDTMSVIFTSHATIAAMVAVILDQTLQFSSDETQKDNGSHWWDKFVVYTKDVRSDEFYKLPCQLNRFFPSY; translated from the exons ATGTCTAATGGCAACAATGGAGCTAAAATGGCTGAAGAATTACATCCTCATCCAGTTATGGAGCAACTTAACAATGTACAATACTGTATTAACAGCCCACCACCTTGGG GGGAAGCATTGTTCTTGGGGTTTCAGCATTACATATTGAATCTTGGTAATATTGTCTTAATTCCAAGTATCATAGTTCCTCAAATGGGTGGTGGCAAG GATGAGAAGGCAAAAGTAGTACAGACATTGCTTTTTACTTCAGGAGTGAATACATTACTACAATCATTCTTTGGGACAAGATTGCCGTTGGTagttggtggttcatatgcatATTTGATACCAATTACCACAATTATCCAGGCTAACAGGTTCTCAGTTCTTCAGAATCCTAAACTG AGGTTTATGCATACAATGAGGAACATACAAGGGGCTCTTATTGTTTCATCTTGTTTCCAAATTCTACTGGGCTTCCTTGGTCTGTGGAGAAATGTTGTAAG GTTACTTAGCCCTCTATCTGTGGCACCACTTATTACCTTAACCGGACTAGGACTCTATTATCTTGGCTTTCCATTG ATTGCAGAATGTGCCGAAGTTGGGGTACCTCAATTGATTTTCATGGTTGTCATCACACAG TATCTGCCAACATATCTCAAATTAAAGAGGCCCATATGTGACCGGTTTGCAATGCTCTTCTCCATACCAATTGTATGGTTATATGCAGCAATCCTAACCTGGAGTGGTGCATACAAGAGTGTAAATGAAGCAAAATGCCGCACTGATAGCTCCGGACTTATTACTGGATCTCCTTG GATCGACCTGCCATATCTATTCCCATGGGGGGTTCCAACTTTCAAATTTGGAGATGCCTTTACTATGATGATCGCTTCTTTTGTTGCTTCTGTGGAG TCAACTGGTGTATTTCATGCATCAGCAAGATATGGAAGCGCTACACCAGTGCCACCTTCTGTCAATAGCCGGGGTGTTGGCTGGCTG GGGATTGGGACTATGCTAAATGCCATTTTTGGTGGTGTCACTGGTTGCACTGCTACAGC GGAAAATGCTGGTTTATTGGCAATGACAAGAGTTGGAAGCCGAAGAACCGTGCAAATATCTGCTGGTTTTATGATTTTCTTCTCCATCTTCG CATCAGCTGGTCTTGGATTTCTCCAATTCTGTAACCTTAACAGCTTTAGAACAAACTTCATATTGGGATTCTCTCTTTTCCTTGGATTTTCCTTACCACAATACTTCAGAGAACATCAAATGTGCTCTGGATCTGGTCCTCTTCATACACATTCAAGATGG TTTAATGACACAATGTCTGTCATCTTCACATCACACGCCACGATAGCTGCTATGGTTGCTGTAATTTTGGATCAGACTCTTCAGTTTAGTAGCGATGAAACTCAAAAAGATAATGGGTCGCATTGGTGGGACAAGTTTGTGGTATATACTAAAGATGTTAGAAGTGATGAGTTCTATAAATTACCATGCCAACTTAATAGGTTCTTCCCATCTTATTAG
- the LOC107867246 gene encoding uncharacterized protein LOC107867246, with translation MMQALNTYPSTSKTAEIMARYRPIAPKPEAPTSPGSEDNSGGLPPNIQKSPFLRNVWPQLQARPTRTRKRGRTALGPPSVKRARASYFPAGQFPIYHQVMAPSPSPSYRPNVVPQFTLIPNLVPLKCGLGTPITTPSSSITLPLLSGTSTTLPMLVGKGSGEEARGIDLNLAADVPEELDFMPQLQDQKSPAVITPQPVRPVGSSISIGCINEEASDGRNKKSTKKPEEVEEEVEAEALPAVVSDSNNKVRLTNSAFKEMVGQPECCWLDYMVGNACKRIGGKVMLEFSDSCSVPMSSDGFTCWVKIEWGAAQGKKNSVKAFCNAVKLACQSKDYVFEWRFHTTDDDAPQSAASNI, from the coding sequence ATGATGCAGGCTTTGAATACTTACCCTTCAACCTCAAAAACAGCTGAGATCATGGCTAGATACAGGCCAATAGCACCAAAGCCTGAGGCTCCAACTAGTCCTGGTTCTGAGGATAATTCAGGTGGATTGCCCCCAAACATTCAAAAGTCTCCTTTCTTGAGGAATGTGTGGCCTCAATTGCAAGCAAGGCCTACAAGGACTAGGAAGAGAGGAAGGACTGCTCTTGGTCCACCTTCTGTGAAAAGAGCCAGGGCTAGTTACTTTCCTGCTGGCCAATTTCCTATTTATCATCAGGTAATggctccttctccttctccttcttatagACCAAATGTTGTTCCACAGTTCACCTTGATCCCAAATCTTGTCCCACTTAAATGTGGCTTGGGCACCCCTATCACAACTCCATCAAGTTCCATTACACTACCTCTTCTCTCTGGCACCTCTACTACTCTTCCTATGCTAGTGGGGAAAGGCTCTGGAGAGGAAGCTAGAGGGATTGATTTGAATTTGGCAGCTGATGTGCCTGAAGAGCTAGATTTCATGCCACAACTGCAAGATCAAAAGAGCCCTGCTGTTATAACCCCACAGCCAGTGCGCCCAGTTGGATCTAGCATTTCCATTGGATGCATCAATGAGGAAGCTTCAGATGGAAGAAACAAGAAGTCTACGAAGAAACCAGAGGAAGTGGAGGAAGAAGTTGAGGCAGAGGCCTTGCCAGCTGTTGTATCGGATTCGAATAACAAGGTAAGGCTCACAAATTCAGCATTCAAAGAGATGGTTGGTCAACCTGAATGTTGCTGGCTGGACTACATGGTTGGGAATGCATGCAAGAGAATTGGTGGGAAAGTGATGCTTGAGTTCTCAGATTCTTGCAGTGTGCCAATGTCATCAGATGGATTTACTTGCTGGGTAAAGATAGAATGGGGAGCTGCACAAGGGAAAAAGAATTCAGTCAAAGCTTTCTGCAATGCTGTGAAGTTAGCTTGCCAATCCAAAGATTATGTCTTTGAGTGGAGGTTCCATACCACTGATGATGATGCTCCCCAATCAGCTGCTTCCaatatttaa